TCCCGGCTCGATGATGCATGCGAAAGGTTGATCAGGTGGCGCTCGTCGTACAGAAATACGGCGGATCCTCGGTGGCAGACGCCGAGCGCATCCGACGGGTCGCCGAGCGGATCGTGGAGACCAAGAAGGCGGGCAACGATGTCGTCGTCGTCGTCTCCGCGATGGGTGACACCACCGATGACCTCCTGGACCTGGCCCGTCAGGTGTCCCCGGCACCGCCGCCGCGCGAGATGGACATGCTGCTGACGGCCGGTGAGCGCATCTCCAACGCGCTCGTCGCGATGGCCATCGAGTCGCTCGGCGCGCAGGCCCGCTCGTTCACCGGATCGCAGGCCGGCGTCATCACCACGGGCACCCACGGCAACGCCAAGATCATCGACGTCACGCCCGGGCGGCTGCGCGACGCGCTCGACGAGGGCCAGATCGTTCTCGTGGCCGGGTTCCAGGGCGTCAGCCAGGACAGCAAGGACGTCACCACGCTCGGGCGTGGCGGCTCCGACACCACGGCCGTCGCGGTGGCGGCGGCGCTGAACGCCGATGTCTGCGAGATCTACACCGACGTCGACGGCATCTTCACCGCGGACCCGCGCATCGTCTCCAACGCCCGCCATCTCGACACCGTCTCCTTCGAGGAGATGCTGGAGATGGCGGCCTGCGGTGCGAAAGTCCTGATGCTGCGCTGCGTCGAGTACGCCCGCCGCTACAACGTGCCCATCCACGTCCGGTCGTCGTACTCGGACAAGCCAGGCACCATCGTCAAAGGATCGATCGAGGACATCCCCATGGAAGACGCCATCCTGACCGGAGTAGCCCACGACCGCAGCGAGGCCAAGGTCACGGTGGTCGGCCTGCCCGACGTTCCCGGGTACGCCGCCAAGGTGTTCCGCGCGGTCGCCGAGGCCGACGTGAACATCGACATGGTGCTGCAGAACATCTCGAAGATCGAGGACGGCAAGACCGACATCACGTTCACCTGCGCGCGGGACAACGGTCCCACCGCGGTCGAGAAGCTCACGGCGCTCAAGAACGAGATCGGCTTCAGCCAGGTGCTGTACGACGACCACATCGGCAAGGTGTCGCTGATCGGCGCCGGCATGCGGTCGCATCCCGGGGTGACCGCCACGTTCTGTGAGGCACTCGCGGAGGCAGGCATCAACATCGACCTGATCTCCACCTCGGAGATCCGTATCTCGGTGCTGATCAAGGACACCGAACTGGACAAGGCCGTCACCGCCCTGCACGAGGCATTCGGCCTCGGCGGTGAGGACGAGGCCGTCGTGTACGCGGGAACGGGGCGCTGACAATGGTGAACATCGGTGTGGTTGGCGCGACCGGTCAGGTCGGCCAGGTCATGCGCAAACTGCTCGAAGAGCGCAACTTCCCGGCCACCTCGGTGCGGTTCTTCGCCTCGGCGCGCTCCGAGGGCAAGAAGCTGCCATTCCGCGGCCAGGAGATCGAGGTCGAGAACAGCGAGACCGCCGACCCGTCCGGCCTGGACATCGCCCTGTTCTCGGCAGGCGCCACGATGTCGCGCGTGCAGGCTCCGCGGTTCGCCGAGGCCGGCGCGGTTGTCATCGACAACTCGTCGGCGTGGCGCAAGGATCCCGACGTGCCGCTGGTGGTCAGCGAGGTCAACTTCGACCGGGACGTGCGTGACGCGAAGCTCAAGAAGGGCATCATCGCCAACCCCAACTGCACGACCATGGCCGCGATGCCCGCGCTCAAGGTGCTGCACGACGAGGCAGGCCTGCAGCGTCTTGTCGTGTCGAGCTACCAGGCCGTTTCCGGTAGCGGAATCGCCGGTGTCGAAGAGTTGGCCGGTCAGGCCCGCGCCGTCATCGACGGTGCCGAGCAGCTGGTGCACGACGGGTCGGCGCTGGAGTACCCCGCGCCCAACAAGTACGTGGCGCCGATCGCGTTCAACATCGTTCCGCTGGCGGGTTCCTACGTCGACGACGGCTCCGGCGAGACCGACGAAGATCAGAAGCTGCGCAACGAGAGCCGCAAGATCCTCGGCATCCCCGAACTGCTGGTGTCCGGCACGTGCGTGCGGGTGCCGGTGTTCACCGGACACTCGCTGTCGATCAACGCCGAGTTCTCACAACCGCTCTCGGTGGAACGGGCCAAGGAACTGCTGGGTTCGGCGCCGGGCGTGAAGCTCGTCGACGTTCCCACCCCGCTGGCCGCGGCGGGCATCGACGACTGCCTCGTCGGCCGCATCCGCCAGGATCCGGGCGTGCCCGACGGCCGCGGTCTTGCGTTGTTCGTCTCCGGGGACAACCTCCGTAAGGGCGCGGCGCTCAACACCATCCAGATCGCAGAACTGTTGGCCGCCACCCTCTGACCACCCTTGCGCCGGAACCGCTTTCCAGCAGGCGTCTTGTCGATCTTTCTCTGCTGGAATGCGCTTTCGGCGGGGGCTGGCGTTGCGCAGGCCGACTCGGGCCTCGCACCGGGGCAGGTGCTGCGCATCGGGCCCAGCGCCGGGACCGGGACGCCGACGGGTGACTACGGCATCGGTGCCACCGATCTCTGCGAGTTCATGGAGTTCCCGAGCCGTGTGCTGCAGGTGTGCGGTGACAGCTTCGCGGGCCAGGCCGTCGGCTTCGGCGGCTGGTATTCGCCGATCGCCCTGCACGTCGAACCGGACTCGATCGATGACCCGGCCGGTATCCGTTACGACGGGGTCAGCGGCGTCGACAAGCCGCTGCTGGCCGATCCGACCCCGCCGGGCAGTTCCCAGCTTCCCGCCGGTGTGGTCTCGATCAACCGTGAGAACTACATGATGGTCACCGTCACGCGCGATCTGACGCCGCAGACCTCTCGCCTGGTGAAAGCCGATGCCGCGCAAGCGGGTTGGACGACCATACCCGGATCGCAACGTGAGGCGTCGTACCTGGGCGGAACTCAATCGCAGGTCAGCGGCTACTACGATCCAATCCCCACGCCCGAATCGCCGCGCGGATGGGTGTACATCGTGGCCAACAACTTCGACCGCAGCGGACCGGTGTTCCTGTACCGAGTGACGCCGCAGGACTTCACCGACCGCTCGGCGTGGCAGGGCTGGTCCTCCGCAGCGGGCCGCTGGGGTGAGCCGGCCACGCCCCTGTGGTCGGATCGCTTGGGGGAGATGAGCATTCGCCTGATCGACGGCAAGGCGGTGCTGTCCTATTTCAACGCCACGACCGGCAACATGGAGATGCGCGTCGCCGACGACCCGACGCAGTTGGGCTCCGCGCCGGTGACGACGGTGGTCTACGCCAGCGACTGGCCGGATCCGGCCGAGACCCTGCCGCCGCCCGAGGTGAACCGGCTCGCGCAACCGTATGGCGGCTACATCTCACCGGCGTCGACCCTCGACGAGGTCCGCGTGTTCATCAGCCAATGGAACACCCGGCCCCGCGGCGGTACGCCCTACCGCGTGATCCAGTACGCGGTGAACCCGCTCAAGCCGTGGGAGTAGCGCCGTGTGTAACGCCACGGCGGAATATCGCGCCCAGGGCCGCCATGGCGTTACGCGCGAGCGGCGTGGCAGCCGTTCATAGCGAATTCATAGCGGATTCTTGATCACCACCTGAACAGCGTCTGCATGCTCATGGCATGAGTGAAACACCGTCTGATCAGCCGACCACCCCGGTCGAGACACCCAGAGAAACGCCGGGGGAGACAGCAGTGAGCCCGACCCCGGCCCCGGTCGCCGTGGCACCCCGTCAGCACAGCCGCGTCGTGCAGGCCGCCGCGTGGGTCGGAATCGTCGCCGGCGTCGTGTTCATCGTTGCCGTGGTCTTCGGCACCGGTTTCGTGCTGGGCAAGAATTCCGGACCGGGTCATCATCACCGCGGGCACGACCGCCCGGAGATCATGATGTTCCACCGTGGTGGTCCGCCGCCGATGATGCCGGGGCAGTTCGGCCCCGGCGGTCCAGGTGGCCAGTTCGGCCCCGGCGACCGGGGTGATTTCCGCGGTCCGTCGGCCCCGGAACGCCCGGAGACCCCGACGGCACCGGCGCGACCATAATCACACCCACTCTTTTTGACTCATTCCAGAAAATCGGCGCATACTGGGTTTTGTGACCACGGTGCATGACCACGATCCCAAGGCTCTTCTGCGGGCCGTCGGGTTGCGCGTCACCGCGCCAAGGGTCGCGGTGCTCGAAGTGCTCGCCGAACAGCCACATTCGACGGCAGACGATGTGGCCATGGCAGTTCGCCAGAATCTCGGTTCGGTGTCCACCCAGGCGGTGTACGACGTCCTGCGCGCCTGCGTCAACGCGGGCCTGGTGCGGCGCATCGAACCCGCAGGGTCGTCCGCCCGGTACGAGACCAGGACCGGTGACAACCACCATCACCTGGTGTGCCGGGTGTGTGGCCGGGTGGCCGATGTCGACTGCGCGGTCGGCGAGGCGCCCTGCCTGGAGCCGTCGGATCTCGCGGGCTTCGAGATCGACGAGGCCGAGGTGGTGTACTGGGGAGTTTGCGCAGACTGCCAGCAGGACACCGCCCGCGAAACCGCCAAGGCGCAGCACAGCACCACATAGACCACATCTGCAGCCCGAAGAACGCCCCGGCCACGACCCCTCGGTGGCCGGGGCTCTTCGTCTCGATTCGATTGAAGGCCTGGGCGGTGCCCGGCGGATCGTGAGATTCTGCCTAACCATGATGCGCCGTCGGCTCGTGCTTGCGCTGTTCGCGGTGCCGGTGCTGCTCGCCGCGATGGTCGCGTGTGGGCAGCACGGCACCGAACGTGGTGCGGTGATGGTCTTCTCGGTCGGCGACTGCGTGCGCGTCCCGGCCGCGACCCCGTCGAGCCCCGAGGTGGTGCGCGCGACCGAGGTGGATTGCGATGCCGACCCCAGCTACACGGTCGGTGCCATCGCCGACGAGAACGGCACATGCCCCAGTCGCGAGTACCAGCAGCTGTCCACCGAATTCGCCGATCCGTCGACGGCCCGGTTGTGCCTGGTGCCGAACCTCGTCGCCAACCACTGCTACGAACTCGGGATGCCCGCGGGCATGGTGGAACTGGCCGACTGCGCCGAACCCGCGAGGCCGGGTCTGCTGGTCCAGGTGACGCGGCGACTCGACGTCCGTGACCGGTCCGCATGCGCCACCGAGGCCGGTCAGTTCGCCTGGCCCTACCCGTCACCGGCACGCACCTACTGCACCCGGACCGTGTACTGAATGGCATGATCGAGCCCATGCGTGCCGTGACTGTGGGTCTCGGGGTGGCCGGACTCGTCTTGGCGTCAGTGGCACCCGCGGCGGCCCGGCCGTCGGATCCCGGTGTGGTGTCCTACGCGGTCATGCCGAAAGGTTCGGTGAGCAACATCGTCGGTGCCCCCATCCGGTGGGAATCCGAGTTCACCGCGCCGTTCCAGGCGTTCTCCGTCGACAACCCGGTGTGCAACAACTGGGCCGACATCGGGCTGCCCGAGGTGTACAACGACCCGGATCTGGCATCGTTCGGCGGTGCCACCGCCCAGACCGCAGCGGGCGACGACACGCACCTGGTGAAGCAGGCCGTGGGCGTGTTTGCGACGGTCGACGCGGCCGAGCGCGCCTATCACCGCGTCGTCGACCGCACGGTCGGCTGCTCGGGGCAGACCACCGCGATGCATCTGGACAACTTCGCGACCGAGGTGTGGACGTTCACCGGCGGACCGGCGGGACCCGCCGACGCCGACTGGGTCAAGCAGGAGGCCGGCACCGACCGGCGGTGCTTCACCACCACCCGTAAGCGAGAGAACGTTCTGCTGCAGGCCAAGGTGTGCCAGTCCGGCAACGGCGGGCCTGCGGTCAACGTGCTGGCCGGTGCCATGCAGAACACCTTGGGGCAATAACCGGCCGTCAACCGTCATGGATGCGTCACGAATAAAGACGCGAACTTTGTCGGTCCTATCTGGAAGATGGAGGAGAACCAGACGGTCCGGCACCGGACCGGGAGGGACGGTTGGCATGGCCTTACCCGCCAGAACCCATTCTGGCTGCACGGTTCCGGTCGAGTTCACCAGCGCCGAGCAGGCCGCGGCCCACATCGGTGCGCACAGCCTGCAGGACGGTCCGCTGGGGCGTGTGGGGTTGGAGATCGAGGCGCACTGTTTCGACCTGACCCAGCCGACGCGGCGGCCGGACTGGGATGAGCTGTCCGCCGCGATCGCGGACGTGCCGCCACTACCCGGCGGAAGCCGGATCACGGTGGAACCCGGCGGCGCCGTCGAGTTGTCCGGGCCACCGTACGACGGCGCGGTCGCCGCGATCGCCGCGCTGCAGGCCGATCGTACGGTCCTTCGTGCGGCGTTCGCGCGCCGGAATCTTGGTCTGGTGCTGCTGGGCACCGATCCGCTGCGGCCCACCCGCAGGGTCAATCCAGGGCCCCGATATTCGGCCATGGAGCAGTTCTTCACCGCCAGCGGTACCGGCGAGGCCGGCGCGGCGATGATGACGGCCACCGCGTCGGTGCAGGTCAATCTCGATGCCGGGCCGCGGGACGGCTGGGCCGAGCGGGTGCGGCTGGCACATGCGCTGGGCCCCACCATGATCGCGATCACCGCCAACTCGCCGATGCTGCGCGGTCAGTTCACGGGATGGAGTTCGACGCGGCAACGCGTGTGGGGTCAGCTCGACTCGGCGCGGTGCGGGCCGGTGCTGGGTCTCGACGGCGACGATCCGGCCGGTGAGTGGGCCCGCTACGCACTGCGGGCGCCCGTGATGCTCGTGAACTCTCCGGAGGCGGTCCCCGTTACCAATTGGGTGCCGTTTGTTGACTGGGCCGATGGGCGGGCGGTGCTCGGCGGGCGAAGGCCGACCGAGTCCGATCTCGACTACCATCTGACGACGCTGTTCCCGCCGGTGCGGCCGCGCCGGTGGCTGGAGATCCGCTATCTCGACAGCGTGCCCGACGCGCTGTGGCCGGCCGCGGTGTTCACGCTGACCACGCTGCTCGACGACCCGGTGGCCGCCGAAAAAGCCGCTGACGCAACGCGTCCGGTGGCGACCGCCTGGGACCGCGCCGCCCGGATGGGGCTCACGGATCGGCACCTGCACACCGCTGCGCTCGCGTGTGTGCGCCTCGCGGCCGAGCGGGCACCCGCCGAGCTCGAGGAATCGATGAGGCAACTGGTGCGTTCGGTCGAACAGAGACGTAGTCCGGCCGACGACTTCTCCGACCGGGTGGTGGCACGCGGAATCGCCGCCGCCGTCCGAGAACTGGCGAAAGGTGAGCTTTGATCACACGCGAGACGCTGGCCGACGAGCTGGCCCTGGCCCGCGAACGGACGCTGCGGCTGGTGGAGTTCGACGACGCAGAACTGCACCGCCAGTACAACCCGCTGATGAGCCCGCTGGTGTGGGATCTGGCGCATATCGGGCAGCAGGAAGAGCTGTGGCTGCTGCGTGACGGCAACCCGCACCGCCCTGGCCTGCTCTCACCCGAGGTGGACCGGCTCTACGACGCTTTCGAGCATTCCCGCGCGAGCCGGGTCAATTTGCCGTTGCTGCCGCCATCCGATGCGCGTGCGTACTGTGCGACGGTGCGTGCCAAGGCGCTGGACACCCTCGACACGTTGCGCGACGACGACCCCGGCTTCCGGTTCGCCCTGGTGATCAGCCACGAGAACCAGCACGACGAGACCATGCTGCAGGCGCTGAACCTGCGGCAGGGCCCGCCTCTGCTCGACGCCGGCACCCCGCTGCCTGCGGGTAGGCCGGGAGTGGCGGGGACGTCGGTGCTGGTGCCGGGCGGCCCGTTCGTGCTCGGCGTCGACGCGGTGAGCGAACCGCACTCACTGGACAACGAGCGGCCCGCACACGTCGTCGATGTGCCGTCGTTCCGGATCGGGCGTGTGCCGGTGACCAACGCCGAGTGGCGCGAGTTCGTCGCCGACGGCGGCTACGACCAGCCGCGGTGGTGGTCACCGCGCGGTTGGGCCCACCGGCAGGAGGCGGGCCTGACGGCCCCGCAGTTCTGGAACCCCGACGGCACCCGTACCCGGTTCGGGCACATCGAGGAGATCCCTGACGACGAACCCGTGCAGCACGTGACGTTTTTCGAGGCCGAGGCGTATGCGGCGTGGGCCGGTGCGCGGTTGCCCACCGAGATCGAGTGGGAGAAGGCCTGCGCGTGGGATCCCGCCGCCGGCGTCCGCCGTCGATTCCCTTGGGGCTCGGCACAACCCAGCGATGCACTCGCCAACCTCGGGGGTGATGCGCGTCGCCCGGCCCCCGTCGGCGCCTACCCGGCGGGCGCGTCGGCGTACGGCGCCGAGCAGATGCTGGGCGACGTGTGGGAGTGGACCACCTCACCGCTGCGGCCGTGGCCCGGTTTCACCCCGATGGTCTACGAGCGTTACAGCACACCGTTCTTCGAAGGCAGCGGGGCGGGCGAGTACCGCGTGCTGCGCGGTGGGTCGTGGGCCGTGGCGCCCGGCATCCTGCGGCCCAGCTTCCGCAACTGGGACCACCCGATCCGGCGGCAGATCTTCGCGGGTGTCCGCCTGGCCTGGGACGTCTGATGTGCCGGCATGTGGCGTGGCTGGGTGTGCCGCGGTCGGTGGCCGAGTTGGTGCTCGACCCGCCACAGGGCCTGCTGGTGCAGTCCTACGCACCGCGACGCCAGAAGCACGGCCTGATGAACGCCGATGGTTGGGGTGCGGGCTTTTTCGACGACGACGGGGTGCCCCGCCGCTGGCGCAGCGACAAACCGTTGTGGGGCGACGCGTCGTTCGCGTCGGTCGCGCCCGCGCTGCGCAGTCGCTGTGTGCTGGCCGCGGTGCGCTCGGCGACCATCGGCATGCCGATCGAACCGTCGGCGTCGGCGCCGTTCAGCGACGGGCGATGGCTGTTGTCCCACAACGGTCTGGTCGACCGCGCGGTGCTCCCACTCGACGGCCACGCTGAGTCGACGGTCGACAGCGCGGTGCTCGCGGCGCTGATCTTCGCCCGTGGCCTCGACGCGCTCGGCGACACCGTCACCGAGGTCGGCGAACGAGATCCGAATGCGCGGTTGAACATACTGGCCGCCAACGGTTCCCGACTGTTGGCCACGACCTGGGGCGACACCCTGTCGATGTTGCGCGGCCCGGAAGGTGTCGTGCTCGCCAGCGAACCCTACGACGACGATCCCGACTGGTCCGACATCCCGGACCGCCACCTCGTCGACGTCCGCGAATCCCACGTCGAGGTGACACCCCTGTGAAAGGACGCCAATGACGCTCTCACTGGCCAACCACCTGGCCGCCGACTCGGCCGCCGAAGCGCTGCGCCGCGACGTCCACGCGGGCCTCACCGCGACTCCGAAGAGTCTGCCGCCCAAGTGGTTCTACGATGCGGCCGGAAGCGACCTGTTCGATCAGATCACCCGGTTGCCGGAGTACTACCCCACCCGCACCGAGGCACAGATCCTGCGGCACCGCTCCGCGGAGATCGTCGCGGCCGCGGGTGCCGACACCCTGGTGGAACTGGGTAGCGGGACCTCGGAGAAGACCCGCATGCTGCTCGACGCGATGCGCGACGCCGGCCTGCTGCGCCGCTTCATCCCCTTCGACGTCGACGCGGGCATCCTGCGCTCGGCGGGTGAGGCGATCGGCGCCGAATACCCTGGCATCGAAATCGAGGCTGTCTGCGGTGATTTCGAGGAACATCTCGGCAAGATTCCCCGCGTCGGACGCCGGCTGGTGGTGTTCCTTGGCTCAACCGTCGGCAACCTCACCCCGGAACCGCGCGCCGAGTTCCTGGCGACCCTCGCCGATACCCTGCAGCCGGGCGACAGCCTGCTGTTGGGCACCGACCTGGTGAAGGACACCGAGCGGCTCGTGCGCGCATACGATGACGCGGCCGGGGTCACCGCGGCTTTCAATCGCAATGTGCTGGCCGTGGTGAACCGCGAGTTGTCCGCCGACTTCGCCCTCGACGCATTCGAGCACATCGCCAGGTGGAACGACGACGAGGAACGCATCGAGATGTGGTTGCGTGCTAGCACCGCGCAGCACGTCCGCATCCCGGCGCTGGACCTCGAGGTCGACTTCGCCGCGGGCGAGGAGATGCTGACCGAGGTGTCCTGCAAGTTCCGGCCCGACAACGTGGCTGCCGAACTCGCGGAAGCCGGTTTGCGGCAGACGCATTGGTGGACCGATCC
This genomic window from Mycolicibacterium goodii contains:
- a CDS encoding aspartate-semialdehyde dehydrogenase, yielding MVNIGVVGATGQVGQVMRKLLEERNFPATSVRFFASARSEGKKLPFRGQEIEVENSETADPSGLDIALFSAGATMSRVQAPRFAEAGAVVIDNSSAWRKDPDVPLVVSEVNFDRDVRDAKLKKGIIANPNCTTMAAMPALKVLHDEAGLQRLVVSSYQAVSGSGIAGVEELAGQARAVIDGAEQLVHDGSALEYPAPNKYVAPIAFNIVPLAGSYVDDGSGETDEDQKLRNESRKILGIPELLVSGTCVRVPVFTGHSLSINAEFSQPLSVERAKELLGSAPGVKLVDVPTPLAAAGIDDCLVGRIRQDPGVPDGRGLALFVSGDNLRKGAALNTIQIAELLAATL
- a CDS encoding DUF4185 domain-containing protein — translated: MFLCWNALSAGAGVAQADSGLAPGQVLRIGPSAGTGTPTGDYGIGATDLCEFMEFPSRVLQVCGDSFAGQAVGFGGWYSPIALHVEPDSIDDPAGIRYDGVSGVDKPLLADPTPPGSSQLPAGVVSINRENYMMVTVTRDLTPQTSRLVKADAAQAGWTTIPGSQREASYLGGTQSQVSGYYDPIPTPESPRGWVYIVANNFDRSGPVFLYRVTPQDFTDRSAWQGWSSAAGRWGEPATPLWSDRLGEMSIRLIDGKAVLSYFNATTGNMEMRVADDPTQLGSAPVTTVVYASDWPDPAETLPPPEVNRLAQPYGGYISPASTLDEVRVFISQWNTRPRGGTPYRVIQYAVNPLKPWE
- the egtA gene encoding ergothioneine biosynthesis glutamate--cysteine ligase EgtA, whose amino-acid sequence is MALPARTHSGCTVPVEFTSAEQAAAHIGAHSLQDGPLGRVGLEIEAHCFDLTQPTRRPDWDELSAAIADVPPLPGGSRITVEPGGAVELSGPPYDGAVAAIAALQADRTVLRAAFARRNLGLVLLGTDPLRPTRRVNPGPRYSAMEQFFTASGTGEAGAAMMTATASVQVNLDAGPRDGWAERVRLAHALGPTMIAITANSPMLRGQFTGWSSTRQRVWGQLDSARCGPVLGLDGDDPAGEWARYALRAPVMLVNSPEAVPVTNWVPFVDWADGRAVLGGRRPTESDLDYHLTTLFPPVRPRRWLEIRYLDSVPDALWPAAVFTLTTLLDDPVAAEKAADATRPVATAWDRAARMGLTDRHLHTAALACVRLAAERAPAELEESMRQLVRSVEQRRSPADDFSDRVVARGIAAAVRELAKGEL
- the egtB gene encoding ergothioneine biosynthesis protein EgtB — translated: MITRETLADELALARERTLRLVEFDDAELHRQYNPLMSPLVWDLAHIGQQEELWLLRDGNPHRPGLLSPEVDRLYDAFEHSRASRVNLPLLPPSDARAYCATVRAKALDTLDTLRDDDPGFRFALVISHENQHDETMLQALNLRQGPPLLDAGTPLPAGRPGVAGTSVLVPGGPFVLGVDAVSEPHSLDNERPAHVVDVPSFRIGRVPVTNAEWREFVADGGYDQPRWWSPRGWAHRQEAGLTAPQFWNPDGTRTRFGHIEEIPDDEPVQHVTFFEAEAYAAWAGARLPTEIEWEKACAWDPAAGVRRRFPWGSAQPSDALANLGGDARRPAPVGAYPAGASAYGAEQMLGDVWEWTTSPLRPWPGFTPMVYERYSTPFFEGSGAGEYRVLRGGSWAVAPGILRPSFRNWDHPIRRQIFAGVRLAWDV
- a CDS encoding sensor domain-containing protein, which translates into the protein MRAVTVGLGVAGLVLASVAPAAARPSDPGVVSYAVMPKGSVSNIVGAPIRWESEFTAPFQAFSVDNPVCNNWADIGLPEVYNDPDLASFGGATAQTAAGDDTHLVKQAVGVFATVDAAERAYHRVVDRTVGCSGQTTAMHLDNFATEVWTFTGGPAGPADADWVKQEAGTDRRCFTTTRKRENVLLQAKVCQSGNGGPAVNVLAGAMQNTLGQ
- the egtC gene encoding ergothioneine biosynthesis protein EgtC is translated as MCRHVAWLGVPRSVAELVLDPPQGLLVQSYAPRRQKHGLMNADGWGAGFFDDDGVPRRWRSDKPLWGDASFASVAPALRSRCVLAAVRSATIGMPIEPSASAPFSDGRWLLSHNGLVDRAVLPLDGHAESTVDSAVLAALIFARGLDALGDTVTEVGERDPNARLNILAANGSRLLATTWGDTLSMLRGPEGVVLASEPYDDDPDWSDIPDRHLVDVRESHVEVTPL
- the egtD gene encoding L-histidine N(alpha)-methyltransferase; this encodes MTLSLANHLAADSAAEALRRDVHAGLTATPKSLPPKWFYDAAGSDLFDQITRLPEYYPTRTEAQILRHRSAEIVAAAGADTLVELGSGTSEKTRMLLDAMRDAGLLRRFIPFDVDAGILRSAGEAIGAEYPGIEIEAVCGDFEEHLGKIPRVGRRLVVFLGSTVGNLTPEPRAEFLATLADTLQPGDSLLLGTDLVKDTERLVRAYDDAAGVTAAFNRNVLAVVNRELSADFALDAFEHIARWNDDEERIEMWLRASTAQHVRIPALDLEVDFAAGEEMLTEVSCKFRPDNVAAELAEAGLRQTHWWTDPAGDFGLSLAVR
- a CDS encoding aspartate kinase, which gives rise to MALVVQKYGGSSVADAERIRRVAERIVETKKAGNDVVVVVSAMGDTTDDLLDLARQVSPAPPPREMDMLLTAGERISNALVAMAIESLGAQARSFTGSQAGVITTGTHGNAKIIDVTPGRLRDALDEGQIVLVAGFQGVSQDSKDVTTLGRGGSDTTAVAVAAALNADVCEIYTDVDGIFTADPRIVSNARHLDTVSFEEMLEMAACGAKVLMLRCVEYARRYNVPIHVRSSYSDKPGTIVKGSIEDIPMEDAILTGVAHDRSEAKVTVVGLPDVPGYAAKVFRAVAEADVNIDMVLQNISKIEDGKTDITFTCARDNGPTAVEKLTALKNEIGFSQVLYDDHIGKVSLIGAGMRSHPGVTATFCEALAEAGINIDLISTSEIRISVLIKDTELDKAVTALHEAFGLGGEDEAVVYAGTGR
- a CDS encoding Fur family transcriptional regulator; this translates as MTTVHDHDPKALLRAVGLRVTAPRVAVLEVLAEQPHSTADDVAMAVRQNLGSVSTQAVYDVLRACVNAGLVRRIEPAGSSARYETRTGDNHHHLVCRVCGRVADVDCAVGEAPCLEPSDLAGFEIDEAEVVYWGVCADCQQDTARETAKAQHSTT